GCCCTGGAGCCCGGTAGCTGCAGCCACTTTTCCTGTATTATTAGCCTTGTTGTGAATTGTCAGATTCTCCTCCGAGTCTTCATGGTAGGCAGCAGCAGAAAACATCTTTGTCCTGGAGCATCTTTGTCGTCGTCGTGGCCCGATCCGAACATTCTGCGTCGCCATCATGGCTGGATCCGTTGGTAAATTGACAAACCAGGCTACACCGAGTCCTCTTTGCTCAAGCGCCCGAACAGGGCCGCCCGCGGCCGCGCGGCGTACATGCCAACGGACGCGCCCGCACATGCCGACCATTCCCCGCTCACGTTTTCCCCTCGCCCGACGGCCAAACCAGGCTAGGCTGCCACGGCAAATTTCCGCCACGCTCTGCCCTATTCGTTCCTCCAAGGCAAAGCTAAGagtcaattgcaagaaaccaccacatttgcgGCTAGGTTTACGGAAAACCACCAAGTCGTTAATCCGTTGCAGAAAACATCGAAAAATTTGTTAAGTCGTTGAAAAAAACACTGATCGGATGATTTGGCCCGTTTAATCACTTTCTTACAGGTGGGGCCAGATTGTAAGGAATTGACTTAGCAAAAAAATAACACATACACCCCTAGATCTAAAAAAACAAAAGCAATCAGACCCTCCCCATGGAACACAGACGCCCTATCCACTACGCGCCCGCCGCCGCGCTGCTGCCATCCGACCGCAGCACGTGCCTCGCCACGTCCAGCGGCCCGCCGTACTTGACCGCGGCAGCATTGGCCGTGGCGGTGACGGTGGCAGCCGCGCCGCCCGCGggagcggctgcggcggcggcggcaggagcggCTGTGGCCAGCGCGCTCTGCGCCTGCAGCCTGCACTTGATGAGCTCGGTGGGGCAGGCGAGGAAGGAGACGGCGACGCCGGCCCCAgcgccggcgacgacctgctgGCCGACGGTGACCGCGGCGCCGGGCTCGGAGCGCAGTAGGGCCTCCATCTGGCCCCGGACGATGAAGAGCACGGCGTTGAAGGCGGCGACGGTGGCGAGCGGGGCGCCCATGCCCTTGTAGAGGCCCCGGGGGCCCTCGGCCGAGATGGTCTGCTTGACGGCGTCCATGGCGCCGGCGAACTTGGGCGGCtggccgggcggcggcgtgggctgGCTCTGCAGCTTCACCTTGATGGTGTCGAACGGGTGGCCGACGACCAGCTGCGCCGCGCCCGATTGGATCGGGAGCAGGGGATCGGGAGGAGGGGTTGATTGCTTGCTATTTTAAGATCTAGGGGTGTGTATGTAATATTTTTGCTAAGACACCTCCTTACAATCTGGTCCCACTTGCAAGAAAGTGATCAAACGGGCCAAATCACccgatcagtgctttttgcaaGGAGTTTAGTGAAATCACGGTGTTTTCTACAACAGATTAACGACTTGATGGTTTTCCGCAAACCTAGCAgcaaatgtggtggtttcttgcaattgactCCAAAGCTAACCTTCTTCCTGCCTGTGGGGCTTGGAGCGCGCAGCGCATGCTGCTCCCTGGCCAGCGCGTCGACTTCTTCCGGCCGTCCGCGGCGACGCTACGGTTCGGCGCTCGTCGCGCCGTCGGGAGCAGAGTGATCCTCTGCCCCTCGGGAGGCAGTCGTCCGCGGGACGACGACGGCGAGTTGGAGCCCGCGGACTTGTCGTTGGACGGGCGGTACTGCATCTGCATGGTTGTGTACGGTACCGATGGACGTGTGCTTGCCTCGTCTCGTGCACGCGTTAGTTGTCCTTGTTCTGAGGGTTTATTAGTGGCGTTCGTTTTCTCAAATCCCAATGGACAACAATCACATACGGAGGCACTCACCATAAGTGGAAGAGCATTCTGAAACTTACCGTCATCAAGGCCGTACGAGCACGCGAGGGTTCAATGTTCAAATCTGACACAAAATAACTATTCTGTCGCGCATGAGTGATTTCACACCATCAAAGTTGTTATAACCATTGGATTTGATAGCTTAAGGACGTGTGCATTAGTTCAGACGCCTGACCGTCTAGAGTCAACTCATCATTTGACGAAATTATACAAGGGTAAGTTTCGACTCAACATACATGCATGTGCctgatttttttggattttttcaaaaagtttcaaacaCATATTTTTTCTCTAAATTTTAGAAAGTGGTTACACCAGTACCCAGGATCATTCAAACGATCATATTATTTTACAGAAAAATCACATATGCAAGTTTTCGGGCATCTAAACAACCTCTAAAATGTAACTGTGGTACCACGTGATCTTTTTTTTAATGTAAGGATACCAGTTAATACAATAATTATCCCCTAAAAAAGTTAATATACAAATTAAAGTATACCAAAACTAGGAAGAAACCATTGATGCAGAAAAGGATAAAGGGTACCTTCAGAAGGGCAATATCAAGAGAAAAGTACTACTAATAGCAAGCCAGTCTTGATCATGGCACTTATCAAGAACAAGACACACATTGTCTGCTTTGTTGCTCTTCTGCTGATGTCTACCACCCTTTTGTGTCTTCCTGCACCATTTTGTGTCTTCCTGCAGCAGCAGGGAGGGACATAGGTCATTTCCAAATACGTTTCTTGGACGAGCTTCTTGATATTAAACATGCCCAGACGATTGTGGGTCTTGTATTCCATATGTACTCATTTGGATGTTGTGGTGCTTTCTTCACTGTGTGTAGGTACCAAGGCTGCATTTGGAAAGCCATGTTTCACTATATCAGTGTGTGTGTGGACTCATATCAGTATGCCTTTTATACCTGCAACAAAGAGTGTAGAAAACTTGGCTAGGACTGGTACAAAGGCGATTGCAAGAAGGAGAATGGTGGCATATAATGCTGTCTTCCTCCCTCCCTAAAGTGGTAGTCATGCTATACACTATCATGTTATATAAAATCATTGCAAGTAATTTCAATAAACTTTACTGGTAGTTGCTTGAAATGGCCAACTTGGCTGGTCGATCAGTTCTTCACGTCATATGAACCAACAATGGCGCAGCTAAAAATTGAAAGTACTAATAAACTTAAAAAGTTAAATCTCAAGTGTGAATTAATGGAAATATATCAGCAACACATTTATTAGATGAAAGTTTGTAAGTAAAGGTTACTAGTTAATACCAACTGACGAATGTACAACTATCAAAAGTTTGCCAATGTAAATTACAAGAAGATAACTAATAGAGGAAAGACCTTCGCTCAGGTTAGTAGTTTACGTTAGGGTTTTTGAGTCCTCGCGGATGAGGCGCTCGGGTGGATGGCGGTgtttcttcttcgagtttgtcttcccGGCTTTGATCCTCCTCGAGTTTGTCTGACTGGACGTAATCGAAGGAGCTCCAGCATAGATTTTTGTCGTCTCCTTGGGATGGTGAGGTTAGAgtttgctggaatttagtctattttgggacagcccaatagcaatttcagaaattcctaataaatcctagaggctcacaaagcccattcgtgcaaggcaaggagtactactaaagtttagtctcacattgctagtttggtgggagttggacctccttataagggaggttgttTCCCCACATGTATAAGCATGAGACCAAGAGATACattcacgcgcgctcctcctccgccgcccgcctcatcatgacgcgtcgcgggttgcgggaatgagccgatgtctaaatttttgccacacacgatgggtatacgaaaggtcactcaggagttggaaagtttttgctgtagtggatattgaaACGAACGCTGCATCCTTCGGCCGAtgtctgttcgtttcgtctccctcctTTGCTTCAGCTCCCATTGCATCATATTCGcctccttctcctgtgcctataaaaGAGATGTCGCTCCTCTCTagagagacacaccagaagatCATCTTCCTCTCACCACCGTTCCTGACCACTGAGCTACTGCTACTATCtgccccatcccggcttgcggtgtgtatcgcaggtcgggacagtaggcctccgaaaacgcacctctttgagtcatgtatgggagaagggtgataaggtttttggggagcgctccgcgcgactactgacttcttcatcacggacacCCCGGACtctgacgactacttccccgacatcGACAACCTCTTCAACAatatggctggcgaggacaccgaccccaagaccGGTGCTTCTACTGCTGTTCCGTACGTTCTCATGCTCTTTATGTTTGAGGTTCTGCCACAGTTTCCTGCTCTAGTGTCTTCACTAGATATGTTCGGTTCTAGTTCATATATGCaaatgctatttaccttctctctgtcagattgcattaCTTGTTTTATCTCTGCTACAATAGTCACATTTTATCTCCTATTcctgttaataaaatcatatggtaaattgctcatatttccaacaatccaaaaaccttatgatAGGCAATTTCCCCAAGTGGTTTTGTTGCAACCATGaggcctcctatgtttgagggtgtgcactataagaggtggcgtgtgagagctgtcttatggtttcaaaccatgagttgctatgacgccactcttggcaaacctgaaggagattTTGATGCTCAACAGGAGcgagcttttcagaaaatggataccataTTTAAGGCttctctcttgagtgttcttggtgagaacgtAGTTGAtacttatgcgtcaattgataatggaaaagatatgtgggacgcactcaaggccaagtttggggtctcggatgccggcactgagttgtacagcatggaacaatactatgattacaggatgactgaagagtgctccgtggttgagcaagctcacgagatacagtcatttgctagaaaacttgagcacttcaattgtatgttACCAGACAAGTTTGTTGCTAGAGgcatcattgaaggaaatatgccctagaggcaataataaagttattatttatttccttatatcatgataaatgtttattattcatgctagaattgtattaaccggaaacataatacttgtgtgaatacatagacaaacaaagtgtcactagtatgcctctacttgactagctcgttgatcaaagatggttatgtttcctagccatagacatgagttgtcatttgatt
This DNA window, taken from Triticum aestivum cultivar Chinese Spring chromosome 1D, IWGSC CS RefSeq v2.1, whole genome shotgun sequence, encodes the following:
- the LOC123160088 gene encoding mitochondrial carnitine/acylcarnitine carrier-like protein, which produces MQMQYRPSNDKSAGSNSPSSSRGRLPPEGQRITLLPTARRAPNRSVAADGRKKSTRWPGSSMRCALQAPQAGRSKQSTPPPDPLLPIQSGAAQLVVGHPFDTIKVKLQSQPTPPPGQPPKFAGAMDAVKQTISAEGPRGLYKGMGAPLATVAAFNAVLFIVRGQMEALLRSEPGAAVTVGQQVVAGAGAGVAVSFLACPTELIKCRLQAQSALATAAPAAAAAAAPAGGAAATVTATANAAAVKYGGPLDVARHVLRSDGSSAAAGA